The region GGCGCCGCTGTCGAGGTTGGAGAACGGCGATGAGTGTGATGCAATTGTGTGATTTCAGCTGCTCGGGGCTGCGAGGGCCCCGAGCGGATGCTTCACGGCAAAGTTCAAGAACACAACCTGATCACCGGACGCGCGTTGGCCTTCGCCTGTGACCAAGGCTACAGCCTGGTGGGAGATGCCCTGGTCATGTGCATGGGGGGCAACACCTGGAGCTCGGCCTTCCCCGCTTGCCAGCGTGAGAAAGCGGGCAGCCGACGGACAGATTGCCAGCGCAAATGTGAAGCTCTCCTTTGTTTTGCAGCCAAAGCGTGCCCGACGCCTCCCGGCTGGAAGGACGGCCGCGCCGAGGGCCGCAAGTTCTACGTGGGTCAGGCGGTGCGGGTCAACTGCCCGAAAGGCCAGCAGCCGAGAGGGGGCGGCGCCATCACGTGCAGGCCGGACCAGACCTGGAGCACCCCCAGCTCCGTGTGTGAAAGTACGTCCACCGCTTCTACCTCACgtcgcacacacatgcagtgaAATGAATCGTTTTGGGCGCTGTTGTCTCTTTGTCCCAAATTGTTGCGCTATGAATAAGTTCATATTTGGACCGAATAGGTCACCAGCTCGACCAATCAGAAATGAATCATCTGAATATGTCAGGAAAGCTGACTAGCGTAGCAAATACAGTGAACCCCCGCTTCTTTTGGTTTCAAGTCGTGAAGGCCCAAAGCTGAGAGGCGTCAAACATTTGATTCATCTTTTGAGAACTATTGCCGGccaaagaaaatacaaaaaggcCTTCAAGCCCTCCTCTTGTTTTCATGTCCTCACTGTGCACACGACGCTTTGATGCCAGCCAATTAAGTCTGCACCAAAAATGAGCCGCTTCCATAGCAACCGTCGTCACGTTCATTCTCCTTTGGTGGAGCTCAAGTGCCAAAGCGCGTCTCTGCTGTAGCGAGTAACCGCTGGGCTGTTGTACAGGGGTCTCCTGTGGCCCCCCCCTCCACGTGGCCCACGGGCTGGTTCGGGGAGCGGTCTTCCAGTTCGGGGACGTGGCCGCGTACTCGTGTTTTGGCGGCTACGCCATGGAGGGCGTCGGACGGAGCCGCTGTCTGGAGAATGGCAGCTGGACGCCGCCTCCCACCTGCAGAGGTAGGGGGGGCtagctttgtgtgtgcgtgtatgggTACTCCTCGAAACTTTCAAAATGTGTCGGTCTGCAAAGAGTGCTTGCTTCAACTTTATCATTTGGCACCAGatgaagttgttttttaaatatatttttggttTTACCAAACAACGTTGCTAAGCACCAAGATGTTCAAACAAATTTTGTCGAAAGCCTGTTAGCTTCACGCTAGCATATTAAGTGAAACCTCGTAGGCAGGTTACGGTCATTATAAAATATCGTAAAAACTCTTCCTGACGCCCTCCGTCTCGATATTCTGATGCAATTGCAATCACAATAAAATCATCCGCTAAAAGTCCAAGTTGATAAAAGCAACATTATTGAGTGACTCCCATAAATGAGCAGTGTTGCAATCTGGCGAGGGTTCACTGTGCTCTGCTGTGCTCTGCTGTGCTCTGTTGTGGGAGTGGCAGTCATTCTGCAAGTCACCCTGACAATTGCATTCCTTTCCTTCCCGGACCAGTCACAAACAACACTTTCAACATGTTTTGTGGCAGCTACTATGAAAATGAGTTGCGCTCCTGCACGCATTCTCACCTgtatgaaatgtgtgtgtgtcagctgtGTGTTGGCTGCCGTGCCAGAATGGAGGCGTGTGTCAAAGGCCCAACACCTGCGCCTGCCCGGAAGGATGGATGGGCCGACTCTGCGAGGAGCGTGAGTAGCTGAGTCTTTCCCGACAAGGCCCATTTCTCACACAATCACACACGAGACCCCGCCTGCCCGCCAGCGGTTTCGACGTGGAAGGGGCACGTGCGGGTGCAGCCGCTTGTTCGTCTCAGCGTGCCGTGCGACTTTGCGTTCTTGTCGCAACGGGACGTACTGACTTTGTGAACGTTATGCAATCCGGAGGGGGAAATGTCGATTTGTTCAGCACGGCTTCTCTGGAATGTAGTCAAAGGAGAAGCCGGTCACGTCTTTGTCCCTCTTTGAGCAGCCATCTGCATCCTGCCGTGCTTGAACGGAGGGCGCTGCGTGGCTCCCTACCAGTGCGAGTGTCCCGCCGGGTGGACGGGCACCCGTTGCCACAGCGGTGAgtgagccagccagcgagcgagcgagcgttgcCCGCGGGAAGCCGACTGCTTCTCATTTCTTGGATGTGCGTTGGCAGCCGCGTGTTTGTCGCCTTGTCAGAACGGAGGCAGATGCATCAGGCCCAACCGCTGCCACTGCAGTCCGGGGTGGGGTGGACACGACTGCTCCAGGTAACGTTTGGCAGGGCAGAGCCACGGTAAAGCAGATCCTAAAAGATTTCCCTGTGTCGTTGAAGGAAACGGAGGTCGGGATACTATCACTTCTAAGCATTTCTCTGGCCCCTGTTGGGAGGGGACTTCCTCACAAAGCAAGAATCCATTTGTAATATAAagctgtattatttttttcattattaagaAACAACAGTATTGAACATACGCtgctatatatacacacacacacacacacacacacacttgtacaAATGATGGATGTGTTTGTCCAGTCTATGTaaagtaacttttttttaaattgaattaaagCATAAATGGCTGTATTTGCTTTTGACACACTTGGTAGGTGTTTTGTGATGACAGAAAGAGTCCCAAGTTACCAGTGATTAAACCCACAGCGAAAATCATTTCCGAGCAACTCGGGCCAATGTTTTATTGAAGCGACCTTCTTGTCACTTGTTCCAACGGACACACACAAGACATGCACTGAATTCATGCTGGGTGGAATAAAGACGGTTACTGTTGTTTACTTTGTGATTTGATCATTTCCTTGAGTTTTTCAACATTGGCCCCAGAGAACTCGGCTTGCTGTAAAAAGACAAACAGAACATTGAGGAATTGAAACTTCCACAAGGTGACATCAAAAGTGTTTGGCTTACCTTCTTTCCATTCCTGTAACAGTGGAATGTGGGCATGCAGTTGATTTCGCATTTCAAGCTCACATCCTGAAAAGCACAAAGTCCAAGTCAGTCAAATACAATACAATTCATCCCTGATTTAAAAAGAAGAATGCAAGATGGCGGCGGGCCGTGATAGACAACAGGAAGTCGATGCAAAAGCTCAAGCTGGTCACGACACTTCGGCCGAGGAAGTTTCGTCACTTTCCTCATGACCACATGGCTTTTGGACATTTTGCTTGGCCACCCTTCCGTACCTGACACTTATCCACATCCACTTTGAGGAAAATCACATCTGCGTACTCCGGGTCTTTGGACGCTGCCTGCAAGGGAATCCACCCTCACCCTTTAGTTTAGCCATCGCATCACCACGCACAACATTGAACAGAAGAGAGAGACATTGTTGGCTCACTTCAAAAACAGGGCCGATCATTTTACAGGGTCCACACCAAGTTGCTGTGAAGTCCACCACAATGAGCTTGTTTCCGCTGTTATTCAGGTAACCCTCAAACTCTTCCTGGGGAGCAGATCGGAGCAGGGCAAACAATTCAACAGCACGAACGAACGACCGTCCCGCTGACCGCGAACGCAGCATGACGTCAGCATCAGGTGATGACCAGGTTCGAGCTCCATTTGAACAGAATTAGTCCTAAATTCGACGAAGGGAACATcgctgagggaaaaaaaacacccgaAATCGAGCCAAGGCAACCACTCGAGTGAGACGAACTCAAAAGTTAATGAGGTGAgttggaagaaagaaaaaaatacacaaatcgcACATTTGTAGCACCTAGTGTAGTTGACTCGTCAAGTTTCTTTGGAGGGGCAAATTACAGTAGCCCGTTGTCACCAGCTCGACAATTTTATTGAGTCCGACGTTACTTTTCCCTGATCCTAAATACTCCAATGTAACTTTTATTCTTGTCGTTAACGTCCTGTGCATTGGAATTGCGGTGTCCGGAAATGTAGGTGTGACGCCATCCTTGTTTGCCGAAGAAGGCggcattagcattagcttcGATAGATAGCGGCCGGCGAGTTAGCTCCGTGAACTCTGCCCAATCGGTCACTATTTTCAGGTTCGCCGTTAGCGATGTGCCTTGAGCCTTTTATCGTTCTGTCGTTCTTTCTGCAACAATGTCGATTCGAGGTCCCAACCCTTACTTCCGTAGTTAATGTTACAGCAGCAAAGTCCACACACAAGTGAACTGTTCCAACCTTCGAGCAAAGATTGGGAACAATCGTGGAGACATGCCAAATGATGATGGTTTGGGCTTTCAAATACACGGAAAGCGAGCCAACTTACCGAGCTTTCAATGTTGATCAGAACCATGGCGATTGTTGCTGGGGGAAATGGGCAAGGCAGCTAGTTGACTTTTGCAAAACGCTGGAAGACCAAGTGGAAATGACTCGGCTTGTGTGCCGTTACGGCGGTTTGTACGCAACACGCTCCTCCCTGCGGCAAGCTCAACACGAGCACATGAGGAAGTCGTgtgatttcttttcaaaatagaAGAGGGAAGTGCAATCACCCAAATCAATGTTGAGTGCTTGCACGCACATGCCGAGAGCTTTTAAAACAGACTCGATGTTTTAAGAGCTTCATTCTGCTTTTCGCATGATGTCAACGTAACCCACGCAATGGTGTTACGCTTCGAGACTATTTGTATCATTTGTGTTTGTCTCTGAACTGAACCCTACACGTGTAGTCGTAGAAATATCTCACTCTATGAAAGGACGGTGGTGCCCGACCAACCACATAACCAAGTGGTTCACTAACATTAATAAATGAAGAGCATCTTTGGTAACCGTGGCGACGAGGCTCTCGCGACCGCCATTCAGATTCAAATCAGGCAAAAATAAAAGGTTGGCCCACTTGAGCCTTCATCTTCAATCGCCGTGCTATTTAATCGGATTTAACAGACTGTCGGAGTAAGACAGGATAAATGTATCTTGTTTGAGCCAAACAAACCTTT is a window of Syngnathus typhle isolate RoL2023-S1 ecotype Sweden linkage group LG1, RoL_Styp_1.0, whole genome shotgun sequence DNA encoding:
- the txn gene encoding thioredoxin — protein: MVLINIESSEEFEGYLNNSGNKLIVVDFTATWCGPCKMIGPVFEAASKDPEYADVIFLKVDVDKCQDVSLKCEINCMPTFHCYRNGKKQAEFSGANVEKLKEMIKSQSKQQ